A genomic window from Massilia sp. METH4 includes:
- a CDS encoding ABC transporter ATP-binding protein codes for MGAPLLEVRNLRIAFKVDKRSTVEAVKGISFDIPRNATVALVGESGSGKSVSSLAVMGLLPAETTLIDPASTVRFDGHDVLRLSTAERRALCGRDIAMIFQEPMSSLNPVFTVGFQVGEVLRRHLGMSRRQARARTLELLEEVGIPDPAAKIDGYPGQMSGGQQQRVMIAMAIACEPKLLIADEPTTALDVTIQQQIVELIARLQRERGMAVLFITHDLGLVGEIADHVIVMRHGEIRETGPAAQVFGAPRDLYTRALLHCRPSLHARPFRLPVIADYMEQGAQAEAVPQRTRGYGPDDAQSSNIILDVRNLKKSFWTREGLFGKREFQAVKDVSFQLLRGKTLGVVGESGSGKTTVGLTLLRLHRATGGSVLFEGRDLLALPEREFHPYKRRMQVIFQNPYASLNPRFTVGQILLEPMRLHRIGHDDGERVAMALALLARVGLPEAAFHRYPHEFSGGQRQRIAIARCLTMRPEILVCDESVSALDVSVQAQVLNLLQDLQDEFGLSYIFISHDLAVVKYISDRVMVMRDGAVVEMADADTLYRDPQHPYTRRLLSAYPRGVE; via the coding sequence ATGGGCGCCCCGTTGCTCGAGGTGAGAAACCTGCGCATCGCCTTCAAGGTCGACAAGCGCAGCACGGTCGAAGCCGTGAAGGGCATCTCCTTCGACATCCCGCGCAACGCCACGGTGGCGCTGGTGGGCGAGTCGGGCAGCGGCAAGTCGGTCAGTTCGCTGGCGGTGATGGGCCTGCTGCCGGCGGAAACCACGCTGATCGACCCGGCCAGCACGGTGCGCTTCGACGGCCACGACGTGCTGCGCCTGTCCACCGCGGAGCGCCGCGCGCTGTGCGGCCGGGATATCGCGATGATCTTCCAGGAGCCGATGTCCTCGCTCAATCCGGTTTTCACGGTCGGCTTCCAGGTGGGCGAAGTGCTGCGCCGGCACCTGGGAATGAGCCGGCGCCAGGCGCGTGCGCGCACGCTCGAATTGCTGGAAGAGGTGGGGATTCCCGATCCGGCGGCGAAGATCGATGGCTATCCGGGCCAGATGTCCGGCGGCCAGCAGCAGCGCGTGATGATCGCCATGGCGATCGCGTGCGAGCCGAAGCTGCTGATCGCCGACGAGCCGACCACCGCGCTGGACGTGACGATCCAGCAGCAGATCGTGGAGCTGATCGCGCGCCTGCAACGCGAGCGGGGCATGGCCGTGCTGTTCATCACGCACGACCTGGGGCTGGTGGGGGAGATCGCCGACCACGTGATCGTGATGCGGCACGGCGAGATCCGCGAAACGGGACCGGCGGCGCAGGTCTTCGGCGCTCCACGCGACCTGTACACCCGCGCGCTGCTCCACTGCCGGCCGTCGCTGCATGCGCGGCCGTTCCGCCTGCCCGTCATTGCCGACTACATGGAACAGGGAGCGCAGGCCGAGGCGGTGCCGCAGCGCACGCGCGGCTATGGGCCGGATGACGCGCAGTCGTCCAATATCATCCTCGACGTGCGCAACCTGAAGAAAAGCTTCTGGACGCGCGAAGGGCTGTTCGGCAAGCGCGAATTCCAGGCCGTGAAGGATGTGTCGTTCCAGCTGCTGCGCGGGAAGACGCTGGGCGTGGTCGGCGAATCCGGCTCGGGCAAGACCACGGTGGGCCTCACGCTGCTGCGGCTGCACCGGGCGACCGGCGGCAGCGTGCTGTTCGAGGGGCGCGACCTGCTGGCGCTGCCGGAGCGGGAATTCCATCCGTATAAACGGCGCATGCAGGTCATCTTCCAGAATCCCTATGCCTCGCTGAACCCGCGTTTCACGGTCGGGCAGATCCTGCTGGAGCCGATGCGGCTGCACCGCATCGGGCATGACGATGGCGAGCGGGTCGCCATGGCCCTGGCGCTGCTGGCGCGCGTGGGCTTGCCCGAGGCGGCGTTCCACCGCTATCCGCACGAATTCTCCGGCGGGCAGCGCCAGCGCATCGCGATCGCGCGCTGCCTGACGATGCGGCCGGAAATCCTCGTCTGCGACGAATCCGTGTCGGCGCTCGACGTGTCGGTGCAGGCCCAGGTGCTGAACCTGCTGCAGGACCTGCAGGACGAGTTCGGCCTGTCGTACATCTTCATCTCGCACGACCTGGCGGTGGTGAAGTACATCTCGGACCGCGTGATGGTGATGCGGGACGGCGCCGTGGTGGAAATGGCTGATGCCGACACCCTGTACCGCGACCCGCAACATCCGTACACCCGCCGCCTGTTGTCGGCATATCCCCGTGGCGTGGAGTAA
- a CDS encoding TonB-dependent receptor has product MARSVRLLFAAAGMSAAAVPALAQSDAPMQRVEITGSSIKRATAETASPVTVVNSDELLRSGKATVAEYLQTLTVDGAGSLPTSFGSGFAAGSTAISLRGLGATSTLVLLNGRRMAPFARADDGQKSFTDLSTVPMQIVERIEILKDGASSLYGADAIAGVVNIILKKDFTGLTVRGETGWSRYDDAKQNKASITYGQGDLDEDKYNWVVNAEYSQSDELKASERAGRDWIGHGDIRPWGYGLPTQYAAGYISNGAASPSPTGSLLNPATGQYVSLPGCAQFSNSVQGDPRGGCVWHQDQFRSMQPQIESLNLYTRGTWQINPNLQAFTELGYSERKTSFTMTPGSTSSTIVFPGANGGPNQLINYGSTILMNAAHPQNPYGQDVRLRYSMWDVGPSVRNAKNAFNRFVIGLKGTNAGWDWETGFTRSESKLDLAWTNMVNMNVLKDALSNPASQYFPYYIGTEASKNSPALYDALRRTATSHSTTRLTTVDFKASRELPVALPGGNIGLAIGGEHREEKLSNPSLSGSENGSINSSYTAAFGDSKVSAVYMEALLPVWKTVEVTGAVRYDHYENFNSTTPKLGIKWTPLKTFALRGTYTEGFRAPSAAENSTLSQAVGSASAQDPVRCPTVNGVPTARPGASQGDCSISISSIKVGNPNLQPEESKGYSLGMVWDPFEGTSLSIDAFKIKRENEINPVSYAEAALSPTAVRNDNNLRDANGNVIQNSGTLLVVEGAYRNSSFTTVEGVDVDIKQRLRLGDYGRATLGLTWTHIRKFLRAESATLQYEFAGTHGNCDTSNCMGTPKNKVNVTASWDVGAWNFSATANWRDSMKNIRYEGAPCASQFANGTVAPGNCELASFTTVDLSTRFNVSKNFTLFASVSNLFDRVAPLDPLTYGGMSFNPLDNSGAVGRYFKFGAQYKFF; this is encoded by the coding sequence ATGGCCCGCTCGGTCCGCCTGCTGTTCGCGGCTGCCGGCATGAGCGCCGCCGCAGTACCCGCCCTTGCACAATCCGACGCGCCGATGCAGCGCGTGGAGATCACCGGCTCCAGCATCAAGCGTGCTACCGCCGAGACCGCATCCCCGGTCACCGTGGTCAATAGCGATGAACTGCTGCGCTCCGGCAAAGCCACCGTCGCCGAATACCTGCAAACCCTGACCGTCGATGGCGCCGGCTCCCTGCCGACCAGCTTCGGTTCCGGCTTCGCCGCCGGGTCCACCGCGATCTCGCTGCGCGGCCTGGGCGCCACGTCCACGCTGGTGCTGCTGAACGGCCGCCGCATGGCGCCGTTCGCCCGCGCCGATGACGGCCAGAAGAGCTTCACCGACCTGTCCACCGTGCCGATGCAGATCGTCGAGCGCATCGAGATCCTGAAGGATGGCGCTTCCTCGCTGTACGGCGCCGACGCGATCGCCGGCGTGGTCAACATCATCCTGAAGAAGGACTTCACGGGCCTGACCGTGCGCGGCGAGACCGGCTGGTCGCGCTACGACGATGCCAAGCAGAACAAGGCCTCGATCACCTACGGCCAGGGCGACCTGGACGAAGACAAGTACAACTGGGTCGTCAACGCCGAATACAGCCAGAGCGACGAGCTGAAGGCATCCGAACGCGCCGGCCGCGACTGGATCGGCCACGGCGACATTCGCCCCTGGGGCTATGGCCTGCCTACGCAGTACGCGGCGGGCTATATCAGCAACGGCGCCGCGTCGCCCTCGCCGACCGGCTCGCTGCTGAACCCGGCCACCGGCCAGTACGTTTCGCTGCCGGGTTGCGCGCAGTTCTCGAATTCCGTGCAGGGCGACCCGCGCGGCGGCTGCGTATGGCACCAGGACCAGTTCCGTTCGATGCAGCCGCAGATCGAATCGCTGAACCTGTACACCCGCGGCACCTGGCAGATCAACCCGAACCTGCAGGCGTTCACGGAACTGGGCTATTCCGAGCGCAAGACCTCGTTCACGATGACGCCGGGCTCCACCTCGTCGACGATCGTGTTCCCGGGCGCGAACGGCGGCCCGAACCAGCTGATCAACTACGGTTCGACCATCCTGATGAATGCGGCGCACCCGCAAAACCCGTACGGCCAGGACGTGCGCCTGCGCTACTCGATGTGGGACGTGGGCCCGTCGGTACGTAACGCGAAGAACGCGTTCAACCGCTTCGTGATCGGCCTGAAGGGCACGAACGCTGGCTGGGACTGGGAAACGGGCTTCACCCGCTCCGAGTCGAAGCTGGACCTGGCGTGGACGAACATGGTCAACATGAACGTGCTGAAGGATGCGCTGTCCAACCCGGCCAGCCAGTACTTCCCGTACTACATCGGCACGGAAGCGTCGAAGAACTCGCCGGCGCTGTACGACGCGCTGCGCCGCACCGCGACGTCGCACTCGACCACCCGCCTGACCACCGTGGACTTCAAGGCTTCCCGCGAACTGCCGGTGGCACTGCCGGGCGGTAACATCGGCCTGGCGATCGGCGGCGAACACCGCGAAGAGAAGCTGTCGAACCCGAGCCTGTCCGGCTCCGAGAACGGCTCGATCAACAGCAGCTACACGGCCGCGTTCGGCGACTCGAAGGTGTCCGCCGTCTACATGGAAGCGCTGCTGCCGGTGTGGAAGACCGTCGAGGTGACGGGTGCGGTGCGCTACGACCACTACGAGAACTTCAACTCCACCACGCCGAAGCTGGGCATCAAGTGGACGCCGCTGAAGACGTTCGCGCTGCGCGGCACGTACACCGAAGGCTTCCGCGCGCCGTCCGCCGCTGAAAACAGCACACTGTCGCAGGCTGTCGGTTCGGCCTCCGCGCAGGATCCGGTGCGTTGCCCGACCGTCAACGGCGTGCCGACCGCACGTCCGGGCGCGAGCCAGGGCGATTGCTCGATCTCCATTTCGTCGATCAAGGTCGGCAACCCGAACCTGCAGCCGGAAGAATCGAAGGGTTACTCGCTGGGCATGGTGTGGGATCCGTTCGAAGGCACCAGCCTCTCCATCGACGCGTTCAAGATCAAGCGCGAGAACGAGATCAACCCGGTGTCGTACGCCGAGGCGGCGCTGTCGCCCACGGCTGTGCGCAACGACAACAACCTGCGCGACGCGAACGGCAATGTGATCCAGAATTCGGGCACGCTGCTGGTGGTGGAAGGCGCGTACCGCAACTCGTCGTTCACGACCGTGGAAGGCGTGGACGTGGACATCAAGCAGCGCCTGCGCCTGGGCGACTACGGTCGCGCGACGCTGGGCCTGACCTGGACCCACATCCGCAAGTTCCTGCGCGCCGAATCGGCCACGCTGCAGTATGAATTCGCCGGCACGCACGGCAACTGCGACACGTCGAACTGCATGGGCACGCCGAAGAACAAGGTCAACGTGACGGCTTCGTGGGACGTCGGCGCCTGGAACTTCAGCGCGACCGCCAACTGGCGCGACAGCATGAAGAACATCCGCTACGAAGGCGCGCCGTGCGCATCGCAATTCGCGAACGGCACGGTCGCCCCGGGCAACTGCGAGCTGGCCTCGTTCACGACGGTCGACCTGTCGACCCGCTTCAACGTGAGCAAGAACTTCACGCTGTTCGCCTCCGTGTCGAACCTGTTCGACCGCGTGGCACCGCTGGACCCGCTGACCTACGGCGGCATGAGCTTCAACCCGCTGGACAACTCCGGCGCCGTGGGCCGCTACTTCAAGTTCGGCGCACAGTACAAGTTCTTCTAA
- a CDS encoding TonB-dependent receptor: protein MMARSVRLLFTGGIAATLGMAGTAAAQDNTNMQRVEITGSSIKRATAETASPVQVIGREELLRSGKSTVSEYLQTLTVDGAGSLPTGFGNGFAAGSTAISLRGLGATSTLVLLNGRRMAPFARADDGQKSFTDLSTVPMQIVERIEILKDGASSTYGADAIAGVVNIILRKDVQGLEFKADTGWSRYDDGKQNKASVTFGKGDLDEDKYNWVVNAEYMQSDRIQNSDRKGRAYIGSGDLRPYGFPIGTQFAGGYISGTNNANASLVGAIRNPVTTNYVSLPGCSTLSATADQTGANGGCLHYQDQWRDMQPEIESINLYTKGTLQINPATQAYMELGYSKRSTAFSMTPPSITPTVAFPPNAQTPQGFISYGNQNLMAASHPQNPFGAPARVRYLAGDIGVHERNADNEFRRFVVGVKGALAGWDYDAGYTYSDSKLDLLYTNMLNMNVLTQALGNPASQYFPYYIGTEAYRNPASLYQALVVNAMSHSKTSLAVVDFKASRELPIALPGGNIGLAIGAEHRREKVSNPSLAGSENGSINSSYVAAFGDSKVSAVYAELLAPLLKTLELSAAVRYDKYDNFNSTTPKVGLKWTPTRTFALRGTYTEGFRAPGAAEGSSSSQSTGTSTVIDPIRCPGGTPAAGGATATDCGIPVAAVKVGDPNLQPETSKGMTLGLVWDPFEGTSVALDGWKIKRENEINPLPYNEAAALPTAIRNDNNLVQNGQVIPNSGTLILTQAPYRNSSYTEVSGVDLDIRQRLRLGDYGRATLGLVITHVASWKRHESATTVYQYAGTHGNCDTSNCAGTPKNKVNASASWDIGAWNFTGNLNWRDRMKNIYFEGGLCASTLANGQPGTKDCEIASFTTLDLSTRFNVSKNFTLFASVNNVFDKIAPLDPLTYGGISYNPMDASGAIGRYFKVGASYKFF, encoded by the coding sequence ATGATGGCTCGTTCGGTTCGCCTGTTATTCACGGGCGGTATCGCGGCCACGCTGGGCATGGCAGGCACGGCCGCGGCCCAGGACAACACGAATATGCAGCGCGTGGAAATCACGGGCTCGAGCATCAAGCGCGCCACTGCGGAGACCGCGTCGCCCGTCCAGGTGATCGGCCGCGAGGAACTGCTGCGCTCGGGCAAGAGCACGGTCTCCGAATACCTGCAAACCCTGACCGTCGACGGCGCGGGCTCGCTGCCGACCGGCTTCGGCAACGGCTTCGCCGCCGGCTCCACCGCGATCTCGCTGCGCGGCCTGGGCGCCACCTCCACGCTGGTGCTGCTGAACGGCCGCCGCATGGCGCCATTCGCCCGCGCCGACGACGGCCAGAAGAGCTTCACCGACCTGTCCACGGTGCCGATGCAGATCGTCGAGCGCATCGAGATCCTGAAGGATGGCGCCTCCTCCACCTACGGCGCGGACGCGATTGCGGGCGTGGTCAACATCATCCTGCGCAAGGACGTGCAGGGCCTGGAATTCAAGGCCGACACCGGCTGGTCGCGCTATGACGACGGCAAGCAGAACAAGGCCTCGGTCACGTTCGGCAAGGGCGACCTGGACGAAGACAAGTACAACTGGGTGGTCAACGCCGAGTACATGCAGTCCGACCGCATCCAGAACAGCGACCGCAAGGGCCGCGCCTATATCGGCAGCGGCGACCTGCGCCCGTACGGCTTCCCGATCGGCACGCAGTTCGCCGGCGGCTACATCAGCGGTACCAACAACGCGAACGCATCGCTCGTCGGCGCCATTCGCAATCCGGTGACGACGAACTACGTGTCGCTGCCGGGATGCTCCACGCTCTCCGCCACCGCCGACCAGACTGGCGCGAACGGCGGCTGCCTGCATTACCAGGACCAGTGGCGCGACATGCAACCGGAGATCGAGTCGATCAACCTGTACACGAAGGGCACGCTGCAGATCAATCCGGCGACCCAGGCCTACATGGAACTGGGCTATTCGAAGCGCTCGACCGCCTTCTCGATGACGCCGCCGTCCATCACGCCGACCGTGGCCTTCCCGCCGAACGCGCAGACACCGCAGGGCTTCATCAGCTACGGCAACCAGAACCTGATGGCCGCCTCGCACCCGCAGAACCCGTTCGGCGCCCCGGCGCGCGTGCGCTACCTGGCCGGCGACATCGGCGTACACGAGCGCAATGCCGACAATGAATTCCGCCGCTTCGTCGTGGGCGTGAAGGGTGCGCTGGCCGGCTGGGACTACGATGCAGGCTACACCTATTCCGATTCGAAGCTGGACCTGCTGTACACGAACATGCTGAACATGAACGTGCTGACGCAGGCGCTGGGCAACCCGGCATCGCAGTACTTCCCGTACTACATCGGCACGGAAGCCTACCGCAACCCCGCTTCGCTGTACCAGGCCCTGGTGGTCAACGCCATGTCGCATTCGAAGACCAGCCTTGCCGTGGTCGACTTCAAGGCATCGCGCGAACTGCCGATCGCCCTGCCGGGCGGTAACATCGGCCTCGCGATCGGTGCCGAGCACCGCCGCGAGAAGGTGTCGAACCCGTCGCTGGCCGGTTCCGAGAACGGCTCGATCAACTCGAGCTACGTGGCCGCCTTCGGCGACTCCAAGGTGTCGGCCGTGTACGCCGAGCTGCTGGCGCCCCTGCTGAAGACGCTGGAACTGTCCGCCGCCGTGCGTTACGACAAGTACGACAACTTCAACTCGACCACGCCGAAAGTGGGCCTGAAATGGACGCCGACCCGCACGTTCGCGCTGCGCGGCACGTACACGGAAGGCTTCCGCGCGCCGGGCGCCGCCGAAGGCAGCAGCTCGTCGCAATCGACCGGCACCTCGACCGTGATCGACCCGATCCGCTGCCCGGGCGGCACGCCGGCCGCCGGCGGCGCCACGGCGACGGACTGCGGCATCCCGGTCGCGGCCGTCAAGGTCGGCGATCCGAACCTGCAGCCGGAAACGTCGAAAGGCATGACGCTCGGCCTGGTGTGGGACCCGTTCGAAGGCACCTCCGTGGCGCTGGACGGCTGGAAAATCAAGCGCGAGAACGAGATCAACCCGCTGCCGTACAACGAAGCGGCCGCACTGCCGACCGCGATCCGCAACGACAACAACCTGGTGCAGAACGGCCAGGTGATCCCGAACTCGGGCACGCTGATCCTCACGCAGGCACCGTACCGCAACTCGAGCTACACCGAAGTTTCCGGCGTCGACCTGGACATCAGGCAGCGCCTGCGCCTGGGCGACTATGGCCGCGCGACCCTCGGCCTGGTGATCACGCACGTGGCATCGTGGAAGCGCCATGAAAGCGCCACGACCGTGTACCAGTACGCCGGCACGCACGGCAACTGCGACACGTCGAACTGCGCGGGCACGCCGAAGAACAAGGTCAATGCTTCCGCTTCGTGGGACATCGGCGCGTGGAACTTCACGGGCAACCTGAACTGGCGCGACAGGATGAAGAACATCTATTTCGAGGGCGGCCTGTGCGCTTCGACGCTGGCCAACGGCCAACCGGGCACGAAGGATTGCGAAATCGCCTCGTTCACGACGCTGGACCTGTCGACCCGCTTTAACGTGAGCAAGAACTTCACGCTGTTCGCTTCCGTGAACAACGTATTCGACAAGATCGCTCCGCTCGATCCGCTGACTTACGGCGGCATCAGTTACAACCCGATGGATGCGTCCGGCGCGATCGGCCGCTACTTCAAGGTAGGCGCGAGCTACAAGTTCTTCTAA
- a CDS encoding ABC transporter permease, with the protein MPSFILRRLWQMVPTMLGVVLLVFVLFNWVGGDPAYVLAGKMSSAEAIANIRRQLGVDEPWHVQLLIFLKQIVTFDFGQSWATGEPVGHIIASRLGPSLTVLVPLTVLETLIGIALALAIAFVRGSLTDRAVMVACTAAMSVSILVYIIVFQYGLAYRLGLFPVQGWGDSLAENLLRYAPLPILIGLAVSVAPTLRLYRSFVLDEANQDYVRTARAKGLPERRVMWVHVLRNAAIPIITHVMASLPALLIGAFLLERFFGIPGIGREVILAVERSDFPVIKAITVYVAAATMVFNLSADLLYRAVDPRVQAA; encoded by the coding sequence ATGCCCTCATTCATCCTGCGCCGCCTGTGGCAGATGGTGCCCACCATGCTGGGCGTCGTGCTGCTGGTGTTCGTGCTGTTCAACTGGGTGGGGGGCGATCCCGCCTATGTGCTGGCGGGGAAGATGTCGAGCGCGGAGGCGATCGCCAACATCCGCCGCCAGCTGGGCGTGGACGAGCCCTGGCACGTGCAGTTGCTGATCTTCCTGAAACAGATCGTCACCTTCGACTTCGGCCAGAGCTGGGCCACCGGCGAGCCGGTCGGCCATATCATCGCCTCGCGCCTGGGGCCGTCGCTGACGGTGCTGGTGCCGCTCACGGTCCTGGAAACCCTGATCGGCATTGCCCTGGCGCTGGCGATCGCCTTCGTGCGCGGTTCGCTCACGGACCGGGCCGTGATGGTGGCCTGCACGGCGGCCATGTCGGTCTCGATCCTCGTCTACATCATCGTGTTCCAGTACGGGCTGGCCTACCGGCTCGGCTTGTTTCCCGTGCAGGGCTGGGGCGACAGCCTGGCGGAAAACCTGCTGCGTTATGCGCCGCTGCCGATCCTGATCGGCCTGGCCGTGTCGGTGGCGCCCACCCTGCGGCTGTACCGCAGCTTCGTGCTGGACGAGGCGAACCAGGATTACGTGCGCACCGCCCGCGCCAAGGGCTTGCCGGAACGGCGCGTGATGTGGGTGCACGTGCTGCGCAACGCAGCGATTCCCATCATCACGCACGTGATGGCCAGCCTCCCGGCGCTCCTGATCGGTGCCTTCCTGCTGGAGCGCTTTTTCGGCATTCCCGGCATCGGCCGGGAAGTGATCCTGGCGGTGGAGCGCAGCGACTTCCCCGTCATCAAGGCGATTACCGTCTACGTGGCCGCCGCCACGATGGTGTTCAACCTGTCGGCGGACCTGCTGTACCGGGCGGTCGACCCGCGGGTGCAGGCGGCATGA
- a CDS encoding ABC transporter permease gives MTAAHSAGLWMLAWRRLRADRLAMAALAIVGGWLLLVALSAAGLVAGDWEREVGVNYAPPSFLGAAVPAGAGPAAAALPPRANPFDPLAADIDSLRATPPGGGAAPERRPTLPFGADKWGHDVILKTVKGAETSIVVGLVAAFVAVGLGTLLGALAGYFGGVVDDALEWLYSVFTAIPSILMILTVAAVLQAKGVATIVLILGLTGWTGPYRLIRAEYLRHKAREYVLAADAIGASAWRKMFVHIFPNVSHVALVQLSILVVGFIKAEVILSFLGFGVPAGVVSWGSMLNEAQNELLLGKWWQLAAAAGAMAVLVTAFSLLADALRDALDPKVK, from the coding sequence ATGACGGCTGCGCACTCCGCCGGTCTGTGGATGCTTGCCTGGCGCCGGCTGCGGGCCGACCGGCTGGCGATGGCGGCGCTGGCGATTGTCGGCGGCTGGCTGCTGCTGGTCGCGCTGTCGGCCGCCGGGCTGGTGGCGGGGGACTGGGAGCGGGAGGTGGGCGTCAACTACGCGCCGCCGTCGTTCCTCGGCGCCGCGGTACCGGCCGGCGCGGGACCGGCGGCCGCCGCGCTGCCCCCGCGTGCCAATCCCTTCGACCCGCTGGCCGCCGATATCGACTCGCTGCGTGCCACACCGCCCGGCGGCGGCGCGGCGCCGGAGCGGCGGCCCACGCTGCCTTTCGGCGCGGACAAGTGGGGGCACGACGTGATCCTGAAAACCGTCAAGGGCGCCGAAACGTCGATCGTCGTCGGGCTCGTGGCCGCCTTCGTGGCCGTCGGCCTGGGCACGCTGCTGGGCGCGCTGGCCGGGTACTTCGGCGGTGTCGTCGACGATGCGCTGGAATGGCTGTACAGCGTGTTCACGGCCATTCCCTCGATCCTGATGATCCTCACGGTGGCGGCGGTGCTCCAGGCCAAGGGCGTGGCGACGATCGTGCTGATCCTGGGCCTGACCGGCTGGACGGGACCGTACCGCCTGATTCGCGCCGAATACCTGCGGCACAAGGCGCGCGAATACGTGCTGGCGGCCGATGCCATCGGCGCCTCCGCCTGGCGCAAGATGTTCGTGCACATCTTCCCGAACGTGAGTCACGTGGCGCTGGTGCAGTTGTCGATCCTCGTCGTCGGCTTCATCAAGGCCGAGGTGATCCTGTCGTTCCTCGGCTTCGGCGTGCCGGCCGGCGTGGTGTCGTGGGGTTCGATGCTCAACGAGGCGCAGAACGAACTCCTGCTGGGCAAGTGGTGGCAGCTGGCGGCGGCCGCCGGCGCGATGGCCGTGCTGGTGACGGCATTTTCCCTGCTGGCGGACGCGCTGCGCGATGCGCTCGATCCGAAGGTGAAATGA
- a CDS encoding VTT domain-containing protein — protein sequence MANLIYLLQEYGVLIVFIVVLVEQMGAPIPAYPVLIVSGALAMNGGTPLAGVLAVALTGCVLADMFWFSAGRRYGKRILKVLCRISLSPDYCVSQTEDNFRKWGVKSMIVAKFIPGFNTIAPPMAGAMGTRLPVFLSFSLLGGLLWSLTGILIGVYFNKNIDEVLEIFSTMGGTALAVLGTLLALFVLFKYIERRRFQRAMQTERINVEQLRALLDAGHEPVLVDARSATARQLDPPAPGALPVDGNLASLLDALPRDRHIVVYCSCPNDVTAASIAKQLHQHGYTLARPLHGGLEAYNSAFRAGETVVVGEQIPAAEGPR from the coding sequence ATGGCGAACTTGATCTATCTGTTGCAGGAATACGGCGTGCTGATCGTCTTCATCGTCGTCCTGGTCGAGCAGATGGGGGCGCCGATTCCCGCCTACCCGGTGCTGATCGTGTCGGGCGCGCTGGCGATGAACGGGGGCACGCCGCTGGCCGGCGTGCTGGCCGTGGCACTGACGGGCTGCGTGCTGGCCGACATGTTCTGGTTCAGCGCCGGGCGCCGCTACGGCAAGCGCATCCTGAAGGTGCTGTGCCGCATCTCGCTGTCACCCGACTATTGCGTGTCCCAGACCGAGGACAATTTCAGGAAATGGGGCGTGAAGTCGATGATCGTGGCCAAGTTCATCCCCGGCTTCAACACGATCGCGCCGCCGATGGCCGGCGCGATGGGCACGCGGCTGCCCGTCTTCCTGTCGTTCAGCCTGCTGGGCGGCCTGCTGTGGAGCCTGACGGGTATCCTGATCGGCGTGTATTTCAACAAGAACATCGACGAGGTGCTGGAAATCTTCTCGACGATGGGCGGCACCGCGCTCGCCGTGCTGGGCACGCTGCTGGCGCTGTTCGTGCTGTTCAAGTACATCGAGCGGCGCCGCTTCCAGCGCGCCATGCAGACGGAACGCATCAATGTCGAGCAGTTGCGCGCCTTGCTCGACGCTGGCCACGAGCCGGTGCTGGTGGACGCCCGCAGCGCCACCGCCCGCCAGCTCGACCCGCCGGCGCCGGGCGCGCTGCCCGTGGACGGCAACCTGGCCAGCCTGCTCGACGCGCTGCCGCGCGACCGTCACATCGTCGTCTATTGCAGCTGCCCGAACGATGTGACGGCCGCCAGCATCGCCAAGCAGCTGCACCAGCATGGGTACACGCTGGCCAGGCCGCTGCATGGCGGGCTGGAGGCATATAACTCGGCGTTCCGGGCGGGGGAGACGGTGGTGGTGGGGGAGCAGATTCCCGCGGCGGAGGGGCCGCGCTGA